The proteins below are encoded in one region of Bosea sp. BIWAKO-01:
- a CDS encoding LysR family transcriptional regulator produces MKHPIDGVEAFIQIAELGSFNKAAEKLHVTQTGLTRRIQRLESHVGLKLLDRTTRTVALTSIGREFLPEAKRMVDEVGRSFDRLKTISRFSTGDIAIASVPSLMYGRLPRILRTYATQHPHNRVEILDRTSILVIEAVRRRQAEFGLHVQPPNQPDLHNEVLVRDPFVAYCRTDHPLAGKAAIAWAELADFDLITLGGSSGNRLLMEAQLARSGIEVRTKFVVEYFSSAIGLASEGLGVAILVASIVENLRPDLAQIPLVDPVIDRPVSVIRRHGETLTPAAQALYSLIARDLGPLGGA; encoded by the coding sequence ATGAAACACCCAATCGACGGGGTCGAGGCGTTCATCCAGATCGCCGAGCTCGGCAGCTTCAACAAAGCGGCCGAAAAGCTGCATGTCACCCAGACCGGACTGACGCGCCGCATCCAGAGGCTCGAGAGCCATGTCGGCCTCAAGCTGCTGGACCGCACGACCCGCACGGTGGCGCTGACGAGCATCGGCCGGGAGTTCCTGCCGGAGGCCAAGCGCATGGTCGACGAGGTCGGCCGATCCTTCGACCGACTGAAGACGATCTCGCGCTTTTCGACAGGCGACATCGCGATCGCCTCGGTGCCCTCGCTGATGTATGGGCGCCTGCCGCGCATTCTGCGAACCTATGCCACGCAACATCCGCATAATCGCGTCGAGATCCTCGACCGGACCAGCATCCTGGTCATCGAAGCCGTGCGCCGACGCCAGGCTGAGTTTGGCTTGCATGTGCAGCCGCCGAACCAGCCTGACCTCCATAACGAGGTCCTGGTTCGCGATCCCTTCGTCGCCTATTGCCGCACCGACCACCCGCTCGCCGGAAAAGCGGCGATAGCCTGGGCAGAACTTGCGGATTTCGACCTGATCACGCTCGGCGGCAGCAGCGGCAATAGGCTGCTCATGGAGGCCCAGCTCGCCCGCTCGGGCATCGAGGTCAGGACCAAGTTCGTCGTCGAGTATTTCTCGAGTGCGATTGGGCTTGCGTCCGAAGGCCTGGGCGTGGCGATCCTGGTCGCCTCGATCGTCGAGAACCTGCGCCCGGACCTTGCCCAGATCCCGCTGGTGGACCCCGTCATCGACCGGCCGGTCTCCGTAATCCGGCGGCACGGGGAAACGCTGACCCCGGCGGCACAGGCGCTCTACAGCCTGATCGCGCGGGACCTAGGTCCACTCGGGGGAGCGTGA
- a CDS encoding hydroxyacid dehydrogenase produces the protein MIDTRVATRGRRVLVTHDRLAEGAIQLLNAHDVDVFFSPAYAAPDLVAQRVAELQVDALIVRQGRVDDAIIAASPRLRVIAKHGVGVDNIDLHAAASRNIPVIRAMGSNSRAVAEHTIALSLALLKDIPRLDRAVKGGEWPKPSFLGRDIASTVMGLVGFGAIGQEVARIATGLGMPVIMHDPHAQREIAQFGNGGSRDLESLLAEADIVSLHCPLTNATRNLLNAERFGLMKPTSFVVNTARGGLISEPALFEALREGKIAGAGLDSFALEPPARDNPLWTLPNLIVTPHIAGVTQGSAKAMAEIAAQHVISVLDGNAADARSLARLAELAAE, from the coding sequence ATGATCGATACCCGTGTCGCCACGCGTGGCAGACGCGTGCTTGTCACGCATGACCGGTTGGCCGAAGGCGCCATCCAGCTTCTCAACGCCCATGACGTCGATGTCTTCTTCTCGCCCGCCTATGCTGCACCCGATCTCGTGGCGCAGCGGGTTGCCGAGCTGCAGGTCGATGCGCTGATCGTCCGGCAGGGCCGCGTCGATGATGCGATCATCGCCGCCTCGCCCAGGCTCAGGGTCATCGCCAAGCACGGTGTCGGCGTCGACAATATCGATCTTCACGCCGCGGCATCGCGGAATATCCCCGTCATTCGCGCCATGGGCTCGAACTCGCGTGCCGTTGCCGAACACACGATCGCGCTGTCGCTGGCGTTGTTGAAGGACATTCCTCGCCTCGATCGGGCCGTGAAGGGCGGCGAGTGGCCGAAGCCTAGTTTCCTCGGGCGTGACATCGCCAGCACCGTGATGGGTCTCGTCGGCTTCGGCGCGATCGGCCAGGAGGTCGCGCGGATCGCCACCGGGCTTGGCATGCCCGTGATCATGCACGACCCCCATGCTCAGCGCGAAATCGCGCAGTTCGGAAACGGGGGCAGTCGCGATCTGGAAAGCCTGCTCGCGGAAGCCGATATCGTCAGCCTGCATTGCCCGCTGACCAACGCGACGCGAAATCTCCTCAATGCAGAGCGCTTCGGCCTGATGAAGCCGACATCCTTCGTCGTCAACACGGCGCGCGGCGGCCTGATCAGTGAGCCGGCTCTCTTTGAGGCGCTGCGCGAGGGCAAGATCGCCGGCGCCGGCCTCGACAGTTTCGCGCTCGAACCGCCAGCCAGGGACAACCCGCTCTGGACCTTGCCCAACCTGATCGTGACCCCGCATATCGCCGGCGTGACACAGGGTTCGGCCAAGGCCATGGCAGAAATCGCGGCCCAGCACGTCATTTCGGTGCTGGACGGCAACGCAGCCGATGCACGCAGCCTGGCAAGGCTGGCGGAACTCGCTGCGGAATGA
- a CDS encoding tripartite tricarboxylate transporter permease, with protein sequence MEILEHFALGFGVAMTVQNLAYCLLGVALGTLIGVLPGVGPLVTISMLLPITFGLPPVSALIMLSGIYYGAQYGGSTTAILVNLPGETSSAVTCLDGYQMARNGRAGAALATAAISSFVAGCIGTLLIVLLGTPLAGWALQFGAPEYFSLMVMGLVSASVLSHGDMLKALAMVVVGLLLGLIGTDVNSGMERYTFGLPELADGIGFTVLAVGIFALSEVVMNLEQKEERGIFKANIAGLMPSLSDLKAITLPTLRGTAIGSFFGILPGTGPSISSFSAYMLEKKLARDPSRFGQGAIEGVAAPEAANNAAAQTAFIPTLTLGIPGSATMALILGALVMNGVQPGPTVMTRNPELFWGVIASMFIGNVMLVALNLPLVGIWVRLLSVPYRWLFPSIIMFCAVGNYSINGSAIDVYLCAGIGVLGYVLAKLDCPPAPLVLGFVLGPLMEESIRRALLLSQGDFTVFLTSPISLGFLIVTMLLLGSMVLPAIRRGKERVDREEAGAT encoded by the coding sequence ATGGAGATCCTCGAACATTTCGCGCTCGGGTTCGGCGTCGCCATGACGGTCCAGAACCTGGCCTATTGCCTTCTGGGCGTCGCGCTCGGAACGCTCATCGGCGTATTGCCGGGCGTCGGGCCGCTGGTCACGATCTCGATGCTGCTGCCGATCACCTTCGGGCTCCCACCGGTCTCGGCGCTGATCATGCTGTCGGGCATCTATTATGGCGCCCAGTATGGCGGCTCCACCACCGCGATCCTCGTCAACCTGCCGGGTGAAACATCGTCGGCCGTGACATGCCTCGACGGCTACCAGATGGCGCGGAACGGACGCGCCGGGGCAGCTCTCGCCACGGCTGCGATTTCGTCCTTCGTTGCCGGCTGCATCGGCACGCTGCTGATCGTCCTGCTCGGTACGCCGCTCGCGGGATGGGCGCTGCAGTTCGGCGCGCCTGAGTATTTCTCGCTGATGGTGATGGGGCTCGTTTCGGCATCGGTGCTGTCGCATGGCGACATGCTCAAGGCGCTTGCCATGGTTGTCGTCGGCTTGCTCCTCGGCCTTATCGGCACCGACGTGAACTCGGGCATGGAACGATACACGTTCGGCCTGCCCGAACTTGCCGACGGCATCGGCTTCACGGTCCTGGCAGTCGGCATATTCGCCTTGTCGGAAGTCGTGATGAATCTGGAGCAGAAGGAAGAGCGCGGCATCTTCAAGGCGAATATCGCCGGGCTTATGCCGAGCCTGTCCGATCTGAAGGCGATCACCCTGCCGACCCTGCGCGGGACCGCGATCGGCTCGTTCTTCGGCATCCTGCCGGGTACCGGCCCTTCGATCTCGTCTTTCTCGGCCTATATGCTCGAGAAGAAGCTGGCACGGGATCCCTCGCGCTTCGGTCAGGGCGCGATCGAGGGCGTCGCGGCTCCCGAGGCTGCGAACAATGCCGCCGCCCAGACGGCCTTCATCCCGACGCTGACGCTGGGAATTCCCGGAAGCGCCACGATGGCGCTGATCCTCGGCGCGCTCGTGATGAACGGCGTCCAGCCGGGACCGACGGTCATGACCCGCAACCCGGAGCTGTTCTGGGGCGTCATCGCCAGCATGTTCATCGGAAACGTCATGCTGGTGGCGCTCAACCTGCCGCTGGTTGGAATCTGGGTGCGGCTGCTCAGCGTGCCCTATCGCTGGCTCTTTCCGTCGATCATCATGTTCTGCGCGGTCGGCAATTACAGCATCAACGGCAGCGCGATCGACGTCTATCTCTGTGCCGGCATCGGCGTGCTCGGCTACGTCCTGGCCAAGCTCGACTGCCCGCCTGCGCCCCTGGTGCTCGGCTTTGTACTCGGCCCCCTGATGGAAGAGAGCATCCGCCGCGCTCTGCTCCTGTCGCAAGGCGACTTCACGGTCTTCCTCACCAGCCCGATCAGCCTCGGCTTCCTCATCGTGACGATGCTGCTTCTCGGCAGCATGGTTCTGCCGGCGATCCGCCGGGGCAAGGAACGCGTCGACCGCGAAGAGGCCGGCGCGACATAG
- a CDS encoding DUF937 domain-containing protein has protein sequence MSVNLVSVIMQFLSPDLMSKLAASLGVDQSSVGKATNAAVPGLLATLAGVASTPEGSRKLFDTVSQQKPGMLESLASMIGGAGQKTVADSGANMLSSLLGGSALSGLAGAISKFAGLGGGASSSLLGLLTPVVMGALGQQKSAAGLDASGLAQMLTSQKANISAALPSGFADMLGKAGLLGAVGSGASAVADAARSTASTTGAMADRAAAQARTGGMPGWLTWALPILAVLAVGWWFFGRHAPVVVEQPRPVATQPVLPAQTAIGQAGAVATQALQSLQNVTVGGVNVGTEIQTAIDGLASTLKGVTDAASARAALPRLQGAAAQLDKVNGVASQLPASSRSALMALIGAVRPSLEDLFTKVLAIPGIAEIAKPTIDGVRANLDALARA, from the coding sequence ATGAGTGTGAATCTCGTATCAGTCATCATGCAGTTCCTGTCGCCTGATCTGATGTCCAAACTGGCTGCATCACTGGGGGTCGACCAGTCTTCGGTCGGCAAGGCGACCAACGCCGCTGTCCCTGGCTTGCTGGCGACCCTTGCGGGTGTCGCGTCCACGCCGGAGGGATCACGCAAACTGTTCGACACGGTTTCGCAACAGAAGCCGGGAATGCTTGAGAGCCTCGCCAGCATGATCGGCGGCGCTGGTCAGAAAACGGTCGCCGATAGCGGTGCGAACATGCTCTCCTCGCTGCTTGGAGGTTCGGCGCTATCCGGGCTGGCCGGCGCGATCTCGAAATTCGCAGGCCTCGGCGGCGGGGCAAGCTCCTCGTTGCTTGGCCTCTTGACGCCGGTCGTGATGGGGGCGCTGGGTCAACAGAAGTCGGCGGCGGGATTGGATGCCTCAGGCCTCGCCCAGATGTTGACGTCGCAGAAGGCGAACATCTCGGCTGCCTTGCCCTCGGGCTTTGCTGACATGCTTGGCAAAGCTGGCCTTCTCGGCGCGGTCGGCAGCGGCGCGAGCGCTGTCGCGGACGCTGCAAGGTCGACAGCCAGCACCACGGGCGCCATGGCCGATCGCGCCGCAGCGCAGGCAAGAACCGGTGGAATGCCGGGATGGCTGACATGGGCCTTGCCGATCCTTGCTGTGCTTGCGGTTGGCTGGTGGTTCTTCGGGCGTCATGCGCCCGTCGTCGTTGAACAGCCCAGGCCTGTGGCAACCCAGCCGGTGCTGCCGGCCCAAACTGCCATTGGGCAGGCGGGCGCCGTGGCGACGCAGGCGCTGCAGTCCCTGCAGAACGTGACGGTAGGCGGCGTGAATGTGGGGACCGAAATTCAAACGGCGATTGATGGGCTCGCAAGCACGCTCAAGGGCGTTACGGATGCGGCCTCGGCGCGAGCGGCGTTGCCAAGGTTGCAGGGCGCGGCAGCCCAGCTCGACAAGGTCAACGGCGTGGCCAGTCAGCTACCGGCCAGCAGCCGCTCCGCGCTGATGGCTTTGATTGGCGCCGTCAGGCCGTCGCTGGAGGACCTGTTCACCAAGGTGCTGGCGATCCCCGGCATTGCCGAGATCGCCAAGCCGACGATCGATGGTGTACGGGCGAACCTCGATGCCTTGGCACGGGCCTAG
- a CDS encoding tripartite tricarboxylate transporter TctB family protein: protein MKSDVMRNKDVLSGLLFMGLGSIALYISLDYRFGSTQRMGPGYFPKILSGLLIAFGVAILVKGLRQGGNLAGPWSWAPLFLLTLAMVLFGFTIERLGFVPALALMFLVSAYAGNEFRLREVFVLTAVMSTFAVIVFIWGLKLPYPLFAWNF, encoded by the coding sequence ATGAAATCGGATGTGATGAGAAACAAGGATGTCCTGTCCGGGCTCCTGTTCATGGGCCTGGGCTCGATCGCGCTCTATATCTCGCTCGATTACCGCTTCGGCAGCACCCAGAGGATGGGGCCGGGCTATTTCCCCAAGATCCTGAGCGGCCTGCTGATCGCCTTCGGCGTCGCCATCCTGGTCAAGGGGTTGAGGCAGGGCGGAAACCTGGCCGGCCCATGGTCCTGGGCACCGCTTTTCCTGCTGACCCTGGCCATGGTGCTGTTCGGCTTCACGATCGAGCGCCTTGGGTTCGTGCCCGCGCTGGCGCTCATGTTCCTGGTCTCCGCCTATGCCGGCAACGAGTTCAGGCTGCGCGAAGTCTTCGTGCTGACCGCGGTGATGAGCACCTTCGCCGTGATCGTCTTCATCTGGGGGCTGAAGCTCCCCTACCCGCTCTTCGCCTGGAATTTCTGA
- a CDS encoding tripartite tricarboxylate transporter substrate binding protein — MRIAYKALAGLALSALASVAHAQQYPDKAIRMIVPFPPGGGTDVVARVVAAKLSETTGWTVVPENKPGSGGSVGLGLAGKAKPDGYTLVLAQNANMVINPILGKANYDPIADFTPIALTASAPQVMVVAKDSPIKSVKDLLSTAKDKPNAIKFATPGVGTSSHLAGELLQQRTAVKFLHVPYKGTGQAVPDLLGGRVDVYVASVPSAMAHIKEGTMRPLAIFAKARSADLPEVPTFEELGVKDSEAVTWWGVAAPAGTPDAIVTRLNTEINKILQMPDTKEKLRAAGADAIGGTAQEFSALIKSDVPKWTAVIKTADVKADD; from the coding sequence ATGAGGATCGCCTACAAAGCCCTCGCGGGGCTGGCGCTATCGGCGCTGGCATCGGTGGCGCATGCCCAGCAATATCCGGACAAGGCCATCCGGATGATCGTGCCCTTCCCTCCCGGCGGCGGGACCGATGTCGTGGCCAGGGTGGTCGCGGCCAAGCTCAGCGAAACGACCGGCTGGACGGTTGTGCCCGAGAACAAGCCCGGCAGCGGCGGCAGCGTTGGCCTGGGCCTGGCCGGCAAGGCCAAGCCCGATGGCTATACGCTCGTGTTGGCGCAGAACGCCAACATGGTCATCAACCCCATTCTCGGAAAGGCGAACTACGACCCGATCGCGGATTTCACCCCGATCGCGCTCACCGCGTCGGCGCCGCAGGTGATGGTCGTCGCCAAGGATTCGCCGATCAAATCGGTGAAGGATCTGCTGAGCACGGCAAAGGACAAGCCCAACGCGATCAAGTTCGCGACGCCCGGCGTCGGGACCAGCTCGCATCTTGCAGGCGAATTGCTGCAGCAGCGGACCGCGGTGAAGTTCCTGCACGTGCCTTACAAGGGCACAGGGCAGGCAGTTCCCGATCTCCTCGGCGGCCGCGTCGACGTCTATGTCGCCTCGGTGCCCTCCGCGATGGCTCATATCAAGGAAGGCACGATGCGCCCGCTCGCGATCTTCGCGAAGGCCCGCAGCGCCGACCTGCCGGAGGTTCCGACCTTCGAGGAGCTTGGCGTCAAGGATTCTGAGGCCGTGACCTGGTGGGGCGTGGCCGCCCCGGCCGGCACGCCCGACGCGATCGTCACGCGCCTGAATACCGAGATCAACAAGATCCTGCAGATGCCGGACACCAAGGAGAAGCTCAGGGCGGCTGGCGCCGATGCGATCGGCGGCACCGCACAGGAGTTCTCCGCCCTGATCAAATCGGACGTGCCGAAATGGACCGCGGTCATCAAGACCGCCGACGTCAAGGCTGACGACTAG
- a CDS encoding DUF3987 domain-containing protein: protein MTSCLLVPPAQSAGLLEDLARALFGRPQPPPQVYFVQPDPLSVTVRPKRRQQPRKLVASKPTPPVVKLDPAADQYWYLDDPTLRRGDIVVTHADVLVFEGRAGQNHRASDFTALSRSQLVSKATQQRVGAAAGGHKPVLPAGVQTMAARDPEN from the coding sequence ATGACCAGCTGCCTTCTGGTGCCACCCGCCCAATCAGCCGGTCTTCTGGAAGACCTGGCGCGCGCGCTGTTCGGGCGACCTCAGCCGCCTCCGCAAGTCTATTTTGTTCAACCCGACCCGCTGAGCGTGACCGTCCGCCCCAAGCGGCGGCAGCAGCCGCGCAAACTCGTGGCGTCGAAGCCGACGCCACCAGTGGTCAAGCTCGATCCGGCCGCCGATCAGTACTGGTATCTGGATGACCCGACCTTGCGGCGCGGCGATATCGTCGTGACCCATGCCGATGTGCTGGTCTTCGAGGGGCGCGCCGGCCAGAACCATCGGGCCAGCGATTTCACGGCTCTCAGTCGGTCTCAGCTCGTATCGAAAGCAACCCAGCAGCGAGTCGGGGCGGCTGCAGGTGGTCACAAGCCCGTGCTGCCAGCGGGCGTTCAAACGATGGCGGCTCGCGATCCTGAGAACTGA